Within the Methanobacterium sp. genome, the region CACTGTTGAATGTCCGGTGGAGATTCCGGTAAATATTATGATGGAGGAGTTAAGGAGTGAATCTGTTGAAAAGGAAATTTATCCAGAAAAACATGGTAAAATCCGGAATAACCTTAAAAAGAGAAGGTCTCCATTTAAACAAAGGAATAATAAATTAATTTAAAATAAGTAATTGCCCTAATAAGAATCATAGGTTTTAAATATTAGTTACAAGACTTGATATATAATAAAAAGGAGGAATCATATTTGCTTCTCTTGATCAGTCCTATAAACACACAAGAAGCACGAGAAGCCATAGATGGCGGTGCAGATATAATTGACGTTAAAAATCCTAAAGAGGGTTCACTAGGGGCTAATTTCCCCTGGGTCATTAAAAATATACGTGAAATAACCCCCAAGGACATGCAAGTTAGTGCAACTCTGGGAGATGTCCCATACAAACCAGGGACAGTGGCCCTGGCAGCTGCTGGTGCAGTTGTTTCCGGTGCAGATTATATAAAGGTAGGATTATATGGTACCAAAAACTACTCTGAAGCTCTGGAAGTAATGGAAAACGTGGTTAAAGCGGTTCATGAATTTAACGATGATGCGGTTGTTGTGGCATCAGGATATGCCGATGCACATCGCGTAGGTGCAGTGGACCCCATGGACATACCCAAGGTAGCTGCAGATAGTGGAGCCGACCTGGCTATGGTGGACACTGCAGTTAAAGACGGGAAAACACTTTTTGATTTCATGAATGAAGAAACCATTTCCCAGTTCACCAATGAAATACACGATTATGGCCTTAAATCCGCACTCGCCGGTTCAGTCACCAAAGAACAGTTACCCTTACTTGCTGAGCTTGGTTGCGATGTGGCAGGAATAAGAGGTGCTGCCTGTGTAGGTGGAGACCGAAATTCCGGACATATACATCATGAGGCTGTTGCCGGTCTAAAAGAACTAGTTAAAGGTCTTTGAAAGCTGGTTTAAGATATTTAAAAGCTGATTTAAGGTCTTTAAAAGCTGATTTAAGGTCTTTAAAAGCTGGTTGAAGGACTTAATAAAATCCATTTATACCATCTAAAAAAAACTTTAATACAAAACTATCTCTAAAATAATTACAGTAGAGAGAGGTGATCACGAGTTGATCCTACATAATGGTGATTGGACATAAGTCACTGTTAGTTGATTTTAAAGATTCACTTTTAATTTTAATCCACCGTAGGTGGAATGGAGGAGAAATGTTATGTTTTCAGATAAATTGAAAAAAGCCCCGGAAGGATACACATTTGATGACTTTTTACTGGTTCCAAACATATCCAATGTTGAACCAAAAGATGTGGGAACTAAAAGCAAGGTATCGCGAAATTACAGTCTCAACATCCCATTTGTGAGTTCGGCCATGGACACAGTTACCGAAGCCGATATGGCCATTGCACTGGCTCAGGAAGGCGGTTTAGGAGTTATCCACCGTAACATGAGCATTAAAGAACAGGTGGCAGAGGTTGAAAAAGTCAAAAGTTCCGAGGACCTGACAATAAGAGATGTTATAACCACTTCTCCAGATAGTTCCATCCATGAAGCCAGTATAATTATGGATATGGAAGATGTCAGTGGTCTTCCAGTGGTGGATAATGGAAAGGTAATCGGTATTATCAGTAGGCGTGACATTAAACCCATTATAAACTCCGATGCTCAGAAAAAGGTCCGTGAGTTCATGACCGAGGAAGTGGTGACCATCACTGAATCAGCTACTCCAGAGGAAGCATTGGACATTGCCTATGATAACAAAGTGGAACGATTACCCATAGTTCGAAATAACCGCATAGTGGGCATTGTAACCATCAGAGATATATTAGAACGTAAAAAGCACCCTAACGCTGTCAGAGACTCTGATGGACGTTTCCTGGTTGCTGCTGCCACTGGTCCCTTTGACCTGGAAAGGGCCATTGCCCTGGATAAAGCAGGAGCAGATATTATTGCCATGGATGTGGCCCATGCCCACAAACCAGATATTATAAAGTCCGCCAAGAAAATAAAAAATAACATACAGGCTGACCTGCTGGTGGGCAATATTGCAACTGGTGACGCAGCAGAAGCAATCATAGCTGGTGCGGATGTTGATGGTTTGAAGGTGGGTATAGGTCCTGGATCAATTTGTACCACCAGAATTATAGCTGGTGTGGGAGTTCCCCAGTTAACTGCCATATCATCTGTGGCCGACGTTGCCAGGGAACAGGGAGTTCCAGTGATTGGTGACGGAGGATTAAGATACTCAGGAGATGTTGCCAAAGCCATAGCAGTGGGAGCAGATGCAGTTATGGTTGGAAGCCTCCTGGCAGGAACCACCGAATCTCCTGGTGAGGTGGTTATAATGAACGGCCGCAAATTCAAACAGTACCGTGGAATGGGATCACTGGGTGCCATGACTGGAGGTTCCGGAGCAGGAACAGACCGTTACTTCCAGGAAGTTAAAGGGCCAATGAAACACGCTAAACTGGTACCGGAAGGTGTTGAAGGAGTTGTACCATTCAAAGGACCTGTGAATGAAGTGATATTCCAGCTCATGGGTGGTCTTAAAGCTTCAATGGGATACTCCGGCGCTTCTAATATAAAAGAAATGTGGGAAAAAGCCAGATTTGTCAGAATCACCTCCAGTGGTATGACCGAAAGCCATCCCCATGATCTGTTAATAACCAATGAAAGTCCCAACTACCCCACAACCCGACTCATGTAAGAGTTGGGGGAATAATATTTTTTTTAAATTTTAGGGATATTTTTTTAATGATGAAAACATTTTCTTTAATAAGAACATTTTCTTTATGTATCCTGAATAACTCTGAGGTTTAAAAAATTCATGAAGTCTTGTATAATACTATGTGGTGGCAGAAGCCGGCGTATGGGGCAGGATAAAGGGTTAATGGCTTTAGACGGTACCCCCTTGATTATTCATACTTTAGAGATTGTTGAAGATATTGTTGATGAGATCATACTGGTTTTAAGAGACAAAAAACAGCTTGATTTATACATAAAATGTGTTAATGAGTTTAAAAATCAAAATCCTGAACATACCCCTGAGATCCGTATGGTAACCGATATTGAAATGGACCAGGGACCACTCTTTGGATTATATACTGGTTTATCCCATATAAAATCTGATGGAGCTCTGGTATTGCCATGTGATTCCCCTTTTATCTCAACTTACTTTGTAAATAAAATTTTCAAATTAAGTGATGAGCGTGATGTTCAGGCCATGGTTCCAATGTGGCCCGATGGATCAACTGAACCATTACATGCATATTACCGCTCTGAATGCATTCCTGTGATCCAAGATAAATTAAAAAATGGATTTCGAAATGTTAAATCGTTGTTAGAACAGATAAATGTGGTTTACATTGACGTTAGAACTTTAGATCCGGAGGAAAAAAGTTTCATTAATTTAAATCGTCCGGAAGATGTGTTTACCACTTTGAGAAAATAAAAAAAGGCATATTTTTGTTTTGAAGGATTTAAATTCTATATAACTGATTAATTTGATTGATATATTATTAAAACAGATTAAATGTTAACTATTTACACAAGAAATCTTTCTAATGGCTTCAATAATTAGTTAGGTTTAGTTTATTTTAGATAATCCTAGATAGGTAAAAAAAGGAGATTACACATTCTAATGGATTTAAAGAGATTATAATGATTTATGGAAATAATTGGCGGAATATATTATTTTAAGAACTTTATATTAAAATTTCCACCGGGGGAACATCGTCAAGAGGTGTAATGTCCACGCTTCCAGGGTTTCTTCCCATTTGAAGGAAGAACGTGTTAACCCTTTCAATCATGTCAATATATTCTCTTTTATCAATGCGGCAGCCTTCAACAACCGCATATTCAGGCAGGTCTCCATTCAACCTTTTAAACTCTAATACCTTATCCACCATTTTTCTATACTGCTCGAGAGTCAAACTCTCCATTAAATCAACCACATTTTAGTTTTTTAATGTTATTGGTAACACTACTTAAAAAGGTTGCGGAATTAATCATGAACGAAGCGGAATTAATCATGCCTGAATATAAAAAATGGCTAATAATAATCCAGTGTGAAATAAAAAAAATAAAAAAAAATAGGAGATTTCTAGGGGTTAATACTTAACCAACTAGTTACTTAACCCAGCTAGTCTGATATTTCCACATGCGACTGGGGATCAAAGGGGTTGGTTCTGATGGCCAGTGAGAACAGGTAAGGGTAGTTGTTCATCAAATGTTCCATGTACTGCAACCATTCCAGGATCAGTAGGCTGTAGATCCTGACCACGTCACCAGAAAGGTGATTGTAGTCCGCTTTAGGAAGTTTGGAGATGTCATCACGGTTTTCCAGTTCTTCCATAAGGTGGAAAACTGCCCAGAGCAGTTCAGTGAATGTTTCATGCTCCAGTAAGTTGGGGTTTTCCAGTAGAGCCAGTAAAAATTTTCTCCGGTTAACCAGGAACTTTTTAGCATTGATCAGAAATTCAATGGATTCCAAATCACCGTTGATGTTGAGTGTGTAATCGAATTCTTTGATGGTTTTTCTAGCATTTTTAAAGTCCTTTTCAGACCAGGAGGTAGTGATGAGCAGATCGTCTTTTATATGTTCTGTGTCCGGGTCAAATTTGGTTATTGCCCCTAAAAGATCAGTTCCTACTTCACTGAAAAATGCACCGATAACCATGTTCAGCTTTTCCATCATCTGCTTTTTTTCTCTGGAGCTGATTGCATTCTCAATTACCAGCACCACAAAGAGTATTTCAATGGGTAAAAAGGCAGTGTCAATACCTATATAAAATAATACTTCATGGAGGTCATGGAAGATGAGATAATTGGCTACGTAGAGTAAAGCAGAGAGGAATATTAGAAATATTCCCAGTTTTACCTTCCAACCTAAATATTTGGATAATTTCATTAATTTCACCTATTTTATTCGATTAATATCAACTTTAATTTATCAATTAATATCAACTTTAATTTGTCGATTTATATCAACTTGGATTAAATACCAGTTTAAGAGTTCAATCTATCCCTACAGGGTATTTCAGATCTTTTACCGCAGAAATAATGGTAATGGGGTTTCTTCCCATCATCATGGTTCCTCTTTCTGTGAGTTTACCCTTGGCAATGTTCACTTCAACCACATCCGGTGTCATTCTCATTTTTTTAAGGGCATTAACTGCCTCCACTCTTGTCTCCAGGAGGATGGAAGTTATCACGATCCTTCCATTTTTTTTAAGCTTTTCATATCCCTGTTTTATTATAAGGGGAAGATCACCACCACTGCCACCCACAATGAGGACATCAAATGAGTGAAGAGCTTCAATTATAACCAGGGCATCACCCTCCATTAACTGGATTTCACTGGAATAACCATGTTTTTCCAGGTTTTTCCTAGTTATATCAATGGCTTCTGGATTTTTATCCAGTGCAATAACTTTTCCAGCTCTTTGAGCGGATTCCAGTGTTAATCCCCCACTACCACAGCCCACATCCACCACTGTGTCATCAGAGGATATCTGGGCTTTGCACATTACCAGGCACCTTATTTCTTCCTTGGTTGGTCCTGGAACTTCCTTAATCTGGATGAAATCCTCATCCGGGATCATGGGATCTCTCCCTGCCATCGCTGGTAGAGGTTATGGTCAATGTGAAGTACGTCCAGTATTTTACCCACCAGGAAATCCACCAGGTCATCCATGTTCTGGGGTTGATGGTAAAAGGCAGGCATTGCTGGTAGAATAATGGCTCCTTCCCTGCTAATTCTGAGCATATTTTCCAAGTGAACCGAACGTAAGGGTGTTTCCCTGGGTACCAGTAACAGTTTCCTTCTCTCCTTTAAAGCCACATCAGCTGCTCGGGTAACTGAATTACTTGCAAATCCTGTAGAAATAGCAGATATGGTTTTCATGGTGCAGGGAACAATGATCATAGACTCGAACCTGCAGGAACCACTGTTAATGGCACTGGTCAGATCTCCGGGTTCATAGAATTCATGGCAAAGATCCCTTAACTGGTCTTCGTCCATCCCCATTTCATGTTTCAGTATAATTCTTGCAGGTTCTGTTACCACCAGGGCGGTGTTCTTCCCCATTTCTTTCAATACTTCCAGGAGTCTAACGCCATAGGTAACACCGCTAGCTCCGGTAATGGCTACAACTATCATTTTATCACCGCGTTCTCCTTAATTAACTGTAACTTTTAGATTTAACTGCCATTATAAGATTGATAGTTAATTTAATTAAAAATATCATCCGGATTTGGAATTTAATCAGGAATATTCAGGTAATCAATGAAGTTAAGACCAGATGACTGTTCTGCATATTCTTCAGGAAGGTAGATACATAGATCTGCATGGTTGAAACGAACATCTTTCAATGCCATAACTAGATGAGAAACATCCCCCAGCATAATTATATCTCCATTGACAGATACAGGAGTGGTCATCTCATGGAAAACCGGATATTCTGGAACATCCACCAGTATAAAATCTTTATCAACATCCAGATCATCGGCAATTTCTTCTTCTACCTTCTGGATGGTAGAGTTACTCATCTGGAAAATACTTTTAGGATGACTAATATCATCCAGTTTCAGGGAGTATACTCGTTTGTAAAGCTGTCTAGTATCCAGTCTTCCCATCATATTTTGAATGTAACCCTCTTCTGACCGGGCTGATGAAATGATATCTATGTCATCGTAACGGTAAATTTCATGTTCCTTGATAACATTTTTTTCCAAGAGTTTCCCCAGGCAACGTCGGAACATGGAATTAACGATTCTGGTGGTGTGATGCTGATAAACACTGGGATACATGAAATAGCGTGCCAGTAGCATGGATTCTGCAGCTTGAACACCTTTACTTCGGAGGAGAAGAAGTTCATCATCCAGTTTCATGTTGGAAATAAGGCGCTCCACATCAATGACCCCGTAGGCAACCCCTGTGTAGTAAGAATCCCGTAATAAGTAATCCATACGGTCCACGTCTAGTTCTCCGGAGATCATCTGCCCTAGAGGACCTTCACCATTAATCACCTTTAAAACTTCCTTTACTGAAAACTTTTCAGATAAGATATCTCCTAACTGTGATTCTTTAATGAGTTTGGAGGTGAGTTCTTCGTGGGATGAATCAAGAACTCGTTCCGATACATGAGAAAAAGGTCCGTGACCAGCATCATGGAGAATGGCACAGCTTCGCACCAGACTATGGGTATCTTCATCCAGCTGGAGGCTCCGGGCCAGTCGTGAAGCCAGGTACATGGTTCCAATGGAGTGTTCGAAGCGACTGTGATTGGCACCAGGATACACTAGATAGGTGAATCCTAGTTGTTTGATCCTTCGCAAGCGTTGGATCTCGGGAGTATCGGTTAATCTGACTTCAAACTCCTCTAACTGGAGGTCTCCATGGACACTATCCCTGATGAACTTCATTTAAGATCTCCCTGCATACATGCCCACTTCAAGTGATTTTCCCACAAATTAATGGATTTAGATAAATTCAAATATAAACCCCCACAAAGTAAACCCTCATATTCCATTTGAAATCCTAAAATTTAGTTTCACCTAAAATTTAGCCTCCAGACATGATAATTTTATTACCTGCGCTGCCTTCTTCCTCTTTTTTAAAGTCCAGTTCGTATTTAACTCTTTCAATTATTTCCTCCAGAGCTGTTCTGGTCTCATGCCGGTGCGCTCCAGCCACAGCCACCAAGAACAATGGATCACCAGGTTTGAACTGGCCCAGGTAGTGGACCACTGCAATATCTTTAACCCCATGTTTTTCCTGAACCTGGTCTAAGATCTTTTTAAGTTCTTTTTCAGTTTTTTGAGTATCCGGGGTGGTGAGGACGAGTTTATCCGTGGTTTTAGCCTCATCTTTCCCTCGAACAATTCCCTCAAAGGCGAATATAGCCCCACAGTCATTGATAGAGCTGCTTTCCTTGATTTGCTGGGTTAAATCATTTAGGGTGATGATTTCTTCATAATCTGAAATTATTTTGGCAATTATCATATGTCACTTACCTCCTTCCTTGATAGTTGGTTAATTCTGGAAATACCATCAATTTCATTAATAACTTCCACCACTGATTCCGGAACTAAATCTTCCCATTTCTCCCCTGAAAGCATTCTTCGCCTGACTTCTGTGCCGGAATAGCTTTTTCTATTGAATAATGGTGGTTCAGTAACTTCATAGCCCTTTTCTTTGAAGAGTCTTTGTACCAGGGGGTTACCTGAATACACATGTTTAAATGGTGGGGTTAACATTTCCATATGAGCCACCCAGAGGGAGTTACATTCAATATCCTGCACTGGAATGATATAGTAACGTGAAGCGTGTACGTTATTTTCAGAGAGAGCCTTCGTGATCATCATCACGCGCTCACCAGCAGTGAATGGGTCTTTAATACTGTGACTGACCTGTGCACTGCCAATTCCAATGATTACTTCTTCCACTTCATCCAGTATCCTTTCAATGACCTGAATATGTCCCCAGTGTAAAGGTTGCATTCTCCCAACCAGAAGTCCTCTCATACTAAAACACCAATTAGTTATTTAATAGGTTATTCACGTGCCCATATTTTACTATAGATTATAATATTCTATGGAATGATATTTACTATAGATTATAGTATTCTTGGGAATACTATCTAATGTTTAATGAACATGATTCTAAATTAATTACATATTTCATTTGATTCTAAATATTTCTCTCTTCGTACCCGCATAAATAATTAACCAAACAAGGTCAAAGATAGTTAATTTAGAGAGTTACTTATAGATCCTTTAATAGAGAGTTATGGTAGTGAATAATCTAAATCAGATATGGGATTATTGATATTTTGAGGGATAAGATGTAATAAAACGTGGAATATCTTAGAAGATAGTAAATATTCCCAGAGATTTGTCTTTAAAGATTGGTATAATATCCACTTTGAAAAAAATCATAAAAACAAGATAACCTATATATCCCGAGATGATTAACAGAGATTATGTTAAATCTTCATTAGAAAAGAAATTTTCAGGTAAAATTAATTTGTATTCATATAGATAATGAGGGAAAATGGTGATAAAGGATGATAAAGGTTGAAAATCTATCAAAAACTTACCACATGGAGGAGGGTCCTGAAATCAAGGCCCTGGATCAGGTTAACCTGGAAGTGAAGAAGGGAGAAATTGTGGGCATCATTGGAACCAGTGGTTCTGGTAAAACCAGCCTTCTCCGTATCCTCAGGGGTGTGGAGCCATTTGATGAGGGTAAAATTACTGTAGATGACGTGACTGTAACCCCTGAATCCACCACTTACTATTCCCGTAAACTGCGAAAGGCAACAGCCATTCACCTGCAACGTTCATTTGGATTATGGTCTGAAACAGCCTTAAATAATGTTATAAGGAAACTTTACGGAACTAAATATGGTGATGAAGCATTAACCGACTTTGACCTTGCTTATAGTGAGTTTGAAGATGAAGCCATGGAAATACTGCGAGTGGTGGGTCTGGATCATAAGGCCACTCATTTCGCCCCGGTTCTAAGTGGTGGTGAAAAACAGAGACTTATCATGGCCCGGCAATTAGCTAAGAAGCCTAAAGTTCTCTTATTGGACGAACCAGCTACTATGTCCTGCCCTAAGACAAAACAGGAAATTTTAGATGCAATCCGTAATATCAACCAGGATCTGGGAGTGACCGTTGTCCTGGTATCCCACCTTCCGGAAGTTCATCATTACCTCTCCCAGAGACTGGTGCTCATGGAAGAAGGTCGTGTGGTGGATGAAGGATCACCAGATAAGATAATAAAGAAATTCCTCCAGAAAATGGAACCAGAACTTCCAAAACGTAACCCGGAAAATATTGGAGAAACCATAATTAAGGCCCGGGATCTGGAGAAAAGGTTCTATCTTCTTAAGGCCGGTAATGTTCTGGAGTTGAAGGATGTAAGCTTTGATATTAATGATGGGGAGATTGTTTCCCTCATAGGACAAAGTGGTGCGGGTAAAACCGTGCTCCTGCGTATGGTTGGTGGATTGGACCTTCCAGATGCCGGTACTGTCTCCTATAAACTGGATGGGGAATGGGTGGACATGCACCAACCCGGAATTAACCGAATGAATATCCGTCGTCAGATGGGATTCATGCACCAGGAGTTTGCACTGGTACACCATGCTCGTATCCGGGATCAGATAGCAGGACGACTTGGGATTAAAGGAATAAAGGTAGTGGATGAAGCTAAGAAGAAAGCAGAGGAAATGGGCATAAGTGACCTGGCACTGGATGTCCTTTACCAGTTGACTGATCTCCCTGAAAACGAGGCAAAACAGCGCCTGGAGCAGTTAGGTTTATCTGGCAGTATTTTAGACACTCTTTTCCCCAGTTTCCCGGATAATGATCTTAAAGAATACGCTGAACCTATATTTAAGGCACTGGATCTTCCACTGGATATCCTTAACCGTCGTTCTTATGAATTGTCCGGTGGTCAGAAAGTTCGGGCGACCCTGGCCCTGGTACTGACATCTAACCCCAAAGTTCTCATCTTAGATGAACCATTCGGGGATTTAGATCCAATAACCCTGCGAATGGTTTCCAATTCCCTGAAACGTATAAATGAAGAATTTAACACCACCATCATCATGGTCAGCCATCATATTGACTTCATTGATGAACTGGCCACCAGGGCCCTCCGTATGGAAGATGGTAAACTAATTGGAGATGGAAACCCTGACCAGGAGTGTGAGGAATTCATAAATAGCTGCGGAGCAGATTACCTTAAGGATATCAGCGAATGGAGGGAAAAATTACTGGAAGATTAATCAACCTAACTGGATTGGCCCTAATAGGGGCTGATCCCTATTGGGACTCCCTCTATTTGAATTAAATCAAAACTGAATTTTTAAATCCAAGTGAATTTTTAAATCTAAGTAAATTTAATATATCCTAAATTTCAATTATACCTAATTTCAATATACCTAATTTCAATATACCTAATTAACATATAATATTAGATTAGGAGATGGTTTTAGATGGAATTTAAAAGTCTTGATGTAGAAAGCTTTTACAGGGTACTGGCACCCCGACCTACCATAATCGTAACAACCGTAAGTTCTGAGGGTGAGGTGAATGCAGCTCCTTTTTCTTTTACCATGCCAGTGTCAGTGAACCCCCCATTAATTGCAGTGGCATCGGTTCCTCGCCACCATACCTATCAGAACCTGGAAGAAACTGGTGAAATGGTGATTAACATTCCCACTGCAGATATTCTAAACCAGCTCTGGGTTACCGGGGAAAAATTCCCGGAGGGAGTCAATGAAATTGAAAAAGCAGGTTTAACCGAGGTGGCTTCTCTTGAAGTTTCACCGCCCCGGATCAGGGAGTGTTTGGCTCATATGGAGTGCAAGGTTGAATTCACCCGGGAATGTGGTGATCACCAGTTAGTGGTGGGCCGCGTCGTGAGAGTCAGTGTCCGGGAAGATGCCATTAAGGAAGGACTCTTAGATGTTGAATTAATGAAGCCATTACTCCATCTTGGTGGTAAGGACTTTGTGGTGGGAGATCACCGCCGGAAAGTGGATTAAATATGAATTAAATCCAAATAATTAATTGGAATGAAGAATTAATTGGAATTAATGGGATGAGTAATAGGGTGATGAATAATAAATTTGAAATGATTGGGAATTTGAATAAAAAATAAAATTGATTAAAATAATATAATAAAATTAAAATATTAAAGATTAGGGAACATTTGAAAAATTTAAATGGGAAGTCAAAATATGTTCAACACCATAATGGTTCCTACCGATGGATCAGATTATTCTAAAAAGGCTGAAGACACCGCATTATTCCTAGCCAAAAAGCTGGGTTCTAATGTTGTTGCAGTTCACATAATCGATGAAAAACTCATATATCCATATGAGGTGCTGGAAGAAGAGGGTAAAGCCATTCTCCAAGAAGTACAAAAAAAGGGCAAAGAAATGGATGTGGAAGTCCTTGAGATACTGATTGTTGGAAACCCCACCCATGATATGGCTAAAATAACAGAAAAAACAGGGGCAGATCTGGTGGTAATAAGCACACACGGTAAAACTGGCCTGGAAAAACTCATAATGGGTAGTGTGGCTGAAAATGCCCTGAAAAAGGTCCCAGTACCAGTATTGCTGGTTAAATAATTTTTATTTTTAATTTCATATTTATTATTTATTTTTTAACTATTCTGTCCTAAATTATTATTGATTTTATTTTATTTATTATGCAGATTTATATGTAATGAAATAGGATTATAATGTGTTAACTGTTGGGAGGCTTTTAACATAGCTATGCAATTAATAAGTTTAGGGGGAGCTTAACTGAGATTAATTCTTAAATTTGTTCCTGAAAAGGATTCCCGATATGACTCTGTGAATAAGCATACCATTCAGGGATTCATATATTCACTATTACATGATACAGGTTATTCCAATTATCATAATTCCGGTGGATTCAAATATTTTTCTTATTCTAACATTTTTCCAGTTTCTGATTTTAAAAAGGGTGAAACTAAGAATTTGATTATCAGTTCCCCA harbors:
- a CDS encoding flavin reductase family protein; protein product: MEFKSLDVESFYRVLAPRPTIIVTTVSSEGEVNAAPFSFTMPVSVNPPLIAVASVPRHHTYQNLEETGEMVINIPTADILNQLWVTGEKFPEGVNEIEKAGLTEVASLEVSPPRIRECLAHMECKVEFTRECGDHQLVVGRVVRVSVREDAIKEGLLDVELMKPLLHLGGKDFVVGDHRRKVD
- a CDS encoding universal stress protein; the encoded protein is MFNTIMVPTDGSDYSKKAEDTALFLAKKLGSNVVAVHIIDEKLIYPYEVLEEEGKAILQEVQKKGKEMDVEVLEILIVGNPTHDMAKITEKTGADLVVISTHGKTGLEKLIMGSVAENALKKVPVPVLLVK